The Dehalococcoidia bacterium genome window below encodes:
- a CDS encoding YtxH domain-containing protein, whose protein sequence is MSDGDSFYKGFFYGATLGFVAGVIFAPKPGDETRVQLSENIKDWKIKANDLVDSAKERLNNAVQEGNEVSKRSRTDLYDD, encoded by the coding sequence ATGTCTGACGGAGATTCTTTTTATAAAGGCTTTTTCTATGGAGCTACTCTTGGTTTTGTAGCAGGTGTAATTTTTGCTCCTAAGCCTGGTGATGAAACTAGGGTTCAATTGTCTGAGAATATTAAGGATTGGAAAATTAAAGCAAATGACTTAGTTGATTCTGCAAAAGAAAGATTAAATAATGCCGTTCAGGAAGGAAATGAGGTGTCTAAAAGGTCAAGAACTGATTTATATGATGACTAA
- the pheA gene encoding prephenate dehydratase, with amino-acid sequence MSMKLSFLGPVGTYSETAALMYKKDEHTLIPEANITEVLSGIENELYDEGILPIENSRIGTIIEVIDYLIKSKSLYINHELLLPIEACLISKKKTTKLNEIKEIISKPEAIGQCNQWISERLRKDIVIKGYPSTAEAVESLKGLPDYVAAIGPERSAIINKNHIIEKGIQDYKNNTTKFVVISKKQNKPTGKDKTTIAFDFKISDKAGLLFTALQCFSKRDINLQKIESRPKGTQIGDYIFIIDFDGHVNDKKITEALSELSKTTSFLRVLGSYSYTK; translated from the coding sequence ATGAGTATGAAACTGAGCTTTTTAGGACCTGTAGGAACTTATTCAGAAACTGCTGCATTAATGTATAAAAAAGATGAACACACATTGATTCCTGAAGCAAATATTACTGAAGTTCTTTCAGGTATTGAAAATGAATTATATGATGAAGGTATATTACCAATTGAAAACTCGAGAATAGGTACAATAATTGAAGTAATAGACTATCTTATAAAATCTAAATCCCTTTACATAAATCATGAATTGTTATTACCTATAGAGGCTTGTTTAATATCAAAGAAAAAAACAACTAAACTAAATGAAATAAAAGAGATTATCAGTAAGCCTGAAGCAATTGGTCAATGTAACCAATGGATATCAGAAAGATTAAGAAAAGATATAGTTATAAAAGGCTATCCTTCAACCGCTGAAGCTGTTGAGAGCCTCAAAGGATTACCAGATTATGTAGCAGCTATAGGTCCAGAAAGATCTGCAATAATAAATAAAAACCACATTATTGAAAAAGGCATCCAAGATTATAAAAATAATACTACTAAATTTGTAGTAATTTCAAAAAAACAAAATAAGCCTACAGGAAAAGATAAAACTACGATCGCATTTGATTTCAAGATTTCAGATAAAGCTGGTCTTCTTTTTACTGCTCTTCAATGTTTTTCGAAAAGGGATATAAATTTACAAAAAATTGAAAGTAGACCGAAGGGCACTCAAATAGGCGACTACATATTTATTATAGATTTTGATGGACATGTTAATGATAAAAAAATTACGGAAGCTCTAAGCGAATTATCAAAAACAACTTCATTTCTTAGGGTACTAGGTTCTTACTCATATACTAAATAA
- a CDS encoding NAD-binding protein: MYIIISGINRVSYQLGENFIAQGNEVTFIDSNQHNVSFIEENLGFLTILGNSYNKQTLLESGIDRANYFIAAQSEDENNLVSCQLSKFINPDIKTISIINSKKNREIFLNEDFDFIVDNDEILSNSINTFISDYSNLSIFIDNDNFTEIRIITAGLDSEIIGKSVSEIKLPNNSKVIAIISSSGNISHNFSNTINSLDKIIYQVPINN; this comes from the coding sequence ATGTATATTATTATTTCTGGAATAAATAGAGTAAGTTATCAACTTGGAGAAAACTTTATAGCTCAAGGAAATGAAGTTACTTTTATTGACTCAAATCAACATAATGTTAGCTTTATAGAAGAAAACTTAGGATTTCTGACTATACTTGGAAACTCATATAATAAGCAAACTTTATTAGAATCAGGCATTGATAGAGCTAATTACTTTATAGCCGCTCAATCCGAAGATGAAAATAACTTAGTCTCCTGTCAATTATCAAAATTTATCAACCCAGATATTAAGACAATCTCAATTATTAACTCTAAAAAAAATAGAGAAATCTTTCTTAATGAGGATTTTGATTTTATAGTAGATAATGATGAAATATTGAGCAATTCTATCAATACTTTTATATCTGATTATTCAAATTTGAGCATTTTTATAGACAATGATAATTTCACAGAAATACGAATAATAACAGCAGGACTAGATTCCGAAATAATTGGTAAGTCAGTTAGTGAGATAAAACTACCAAATAACTCAAAAGTTATCGCAATAATATCATCATCAGGAAATATTAGCCATAATTTCAGTAATACCATTAACTCGCTTGATAAGATAATATATCAAGTACCCATAAATAATTAG
- a CDS encoding universal stress protein: MNSERILVLLDSINNESILNLSISLAKNNNSKLFFIYVIETPHKYPIDYEIGNQISVGENILKEANDFLSRNKLEYDINSDSFILVQSRNAGVATIKESERIGCDLIIFSKNNENNDYKYSYIKKYSKINLIEITNKKL; the protein is encoded by the coding sequence ATGAATTCAGAAAGAATTTTAGTATTACTTGATTCAATAAATAATGAATCTATCTTAAATTTATCTATTTCTTTGGCCAAAAATAATAACTCTAAATTATTTTTCATTTATGTAATTGAAACTCCTCACAAATATCCAATAGATTATGAAATTGGCAATCAAATAAGTGTAGGAGAAAATATACTTAAGGAAGCTAATGACTTTCTATCAAGAAATAAATTAGAGTATGATATAAATTCTGATAGTTTTATTCTAGTTCAATCAAGAAATGCTGGAGTAGCAACAATTAAAGAGTCTGAAAGAATAGGTTGTGATCTAATTATTTTTTCAAAAAATAATGAAAATAATGATTATAAATATTCTTATATTAAAAAGTACTCTAAAATAAATTTAATAGAAATAACAAATAAAAAATTATGA
- a CDS encoding TrkA family potassium uptake protein — translation MKIKPQVVVVGLGRFGTSFASKMYQLGYDVMAIDKDEDKVQSMIGQVTYPVTADASSETALRELGVQDFDVGVVAIGSNVEVSVMVTVLFKTLNINTVMARASSTLHESTLKRLGCNKVIFAEEEMGERLASTIFTPNVDDYLELSLNIGISKLMVPDRIIGMTLGEAGFLNKPGPQKLTVVSILRGDSLMLYPSNDEVIRENDELTIIGNNNNIDKLL, via the coding sequence ATGAAAATAAAACCACAAGTTGTAGTTGTAGGACTTGGAAGGTTCGGTACTAGTTTTGCAAGTAAAATGTATCAATTAGGCTATGACGTTATGGCAATTGATAAAGATGAAGATAAAGTTCAATCTATGATAGGGCAAGTAACTTACCCTGTAACAGCTGATGCTTCGTCAGAAACAGCACTCAGAGAATTAGGTGTTCAAGATTTTGATGTAGGAGTGGTAGCTATTGGCTCGAATGTAGAAGTTTCAGTTATGGTTACTGTTTTATTTAAAACCTTGAACATCAATACCGTTATGGCACGAGCATCGTCTACTCTTCATGAGAGTACTCTTAAGAGATTAGGGTGTAATAAAGTTATTTTTGCTGAAGAAGAAATGGGAGAAAGGTTAGCAAGTACAATTTTTACTCCAAATGTTGACGATTACTTAGAACTTTCATTAAATATTGGAATTAGTAAATTAATGGTTCCTGACAGGATTATAGGTATGACTTTGGGAGAAGCTGGATTTTTAAATAAACCTGGACCTCAAAAACTAACAGTAGTCTCTATATTAAGAGGTGATTCACTTATGCTTTATCCGTCCAATGATGAAGTAATAAGAGAAAATGATGAACTTACAATTATTGGAAATAATAACAATATAGATAAACTTTTATAA